The Paracoccus sediminicola genome has a segment encoding these proteins:
- a CDS encoding inorganic phosphate transporter has product MADSDLKSWKTLNKDLGRISTLEQAAAVVSRPLVAPGIGLAFMALVGLAVASFTGFSATTAIVIAAAVVGAYMALNIGANDVANNMGPAVGARAMTIGSALVVAAICETAGALLAGGDVVSTVSRGIISPESVAQPGVFIWAMFSALLAGALWINLATWLGAPVSTTHSIVGGVMGAGIAAAGFAAVNWPTMGAIVASWVISPLMGGVIAAAFLAFIKIKIIYTEDMLASARRWVPVLIGIMAGTFATYLALKGLKKIVSIGFGPALLIGLALAIVTTIAMRPVIARQSLGLEPRKKSLKELFAIPLVLSAGLLSFAHGANDVANAVGPLAAIVHAVQDGGSSDSVSIPLWVMLIGGAGLSVGLLLFGPKLINIVGNEITRLNAMRAYCVALSAAITVIIASWLGLPVSSTHIAIGGIFGVGFFREWYHERIMGEHRVDTISTAEQRRRRKVVRRSHFTTILAAWLITVPAAATLSGLLFFICTALWG; this is encoded by the coding sequence ATGGCCGATTCTGACCTCAAATCCTGGAAGACACTCAACAAGGATCTCGGGCGGATCTCGACGCTGGAACAGGCCGCGGCAGTGGTATCGCGCCCGCTGGTGGCACCGGGGATCGGGCTGGCCTTCATGGCGCTTGTCGGGCTGGCCGTCGCCTCGTTCACCGGGTTCAGCGCGACGACGGCCATCGTCATCGCCGCTGCGGTCGTGGGGGCCTATATGGCGCTGAATATCGGCGCCAACGATGTGGCCAACAATATGGGGCCCGCCGTCGGCGCGCGGGCGATGACCATCGGATCGGCGCTGGTCGTTGCCGCCATCTGCGAAACGGCGGGCGCGCTGCTGGCGGGTGGCGATGTGGTCTCGACCGTGTCGCGCGGGATCATCTCGCCGGAAAGCGTCGCGCAGCCCGGCGTGTTCATCTGGGCGATGTTCTCGGCCCTGCTCGCCGGGGCGCTTTGGATCAACCTTGCGACCTGGCTCGGCGCGCCTGTCTCGACCACCCACTCCATTGTCGGCGGAGTCATGGGGGCGGGGATCGCCGCCGCCGGCTTTGCGGCGGTGAACTGGCCGACCATGGGCGCGATCGTGGCAAGCTGGGTAATCTCTCCGTTGATGGGCGGGGTGATCGCGGCGGCGTTTCTCGCCTTCATCAAGATCAAGATCATCTACACCGAGGATATGCTGGCCTCGGCCCGCCGCTGGGTGCCGGTGCTGATCGGCATCATGGCCGGGACCTTCGCCACCTATCTGGCGCTGAAAGGGCTGAAGAAGATCGTGTCCATCGGCTTCGGCCCGGCGCTGCTGATCGGCCTGGCCCTCGCCATCGTCACCACCATCGCCATGCGCCCGGTCATCGCGCGCCAGTCCCTCGGGCTGGAACCGCGCAAGAAATCCCTCAAAGAGCTGTTCGCTATCCCGCTGGTGCTCTCGGCGGGTCTGCTGTCTTTCGCTCATGGCGCCAATGACGTCGCCAACGCCGTCGGCCCGCTCGCCGCGATCGTCCATGCCGTGCAGGACGGTGGCAGCAGCGACAGCGTGTCGATCCCGCTCTGGGTGATGCTGATCGGCGGCGCGGGGCTGTCGGTCGGACTGCTGCTGTTCGGGCCCAAGCTCATCAATATCGTCGGAAACGAGATCACCCGCCTCAACGCGATGCGCGCCTATTGCGTGGCACTGTCGGCCGCGATCACCGTCATCATCGCCTCATGGCTGGGTCTGCCGGTCAGCTCGACCCATATCGCCATCGGGGGCATCTTCGGCGTCGGCTTCTTCCGCGAATGGTATCACGAGCGGATCATGGGTGAGCACCGCGTCGACACCATCTCGACCGCCGAGCAGCGCCGCCGCCGCAAGGTCGTGCGCCGTTCACATTTCACCACCATCCTCGCGGCCTGGCTGATTACCGTGCCGGCCGCCGCGACGCTGTCGGGGCTGCTGTTCTTTATCTGCACCGCGCTCTGGGGGTGA
- the glnA gene encoding type I glutamate--ammonia ligase: MKAADVIKLMEDEEVEYVDVRFTDPKGKLQHVTLVNDEVDEDFFEEGFMFDGSSIAGWKSIEQSDMKLMPDPASVYIDPFYAEKTLCVHCNVVEPDTGEPYARDPRGTAVKAEAYLKSTGIGDVSFWGPEAEFFLFDDVRYSVTPQKVAYAIDAADAAWNTDAEYEMGNTAHRAGHKGGYFPVNPVDAGQDIRGEMLSTMKRIGMKVDKHHHEVASAQHELGLVFGELTEQADHLQKYKYVIHNVAHAYGKSATFMPKPMKGDNGSGMHVNMSIWKDGKPIFAGDKYADLSQEALWFIGGILKHAKALNALTNPSTNSYKRLIPGFEAPVLRAYSARNRSGCVRIPWTESPKAKRVEARFPDPAANPYLCFAALLMAGLDGIKNKIDPGPASDKDLYDLPPEELAEIPTVCGSLREALEELEKDMDFLLQGDVFTRDQLEGYMALKWEEVYAYEHTPHPVEYQLYYSV; this comes from the coding sequence ATGAAAGCCGCAGATGTCATCAAGCTGATGGAAGATGAAGAGGTCGAATATGTCGATGTCCGCTTCACCGATCCGAAGGGCAAGCTCCAGCATGTCACGCTGGTCAACGACGAGGTCGACGAGGACTTCTTCGAGGAAGGCTTCATGTTCGACGGCTCGTCCATCGCCGGCTGGAAGTCGATCGAACAGTCCGACATGAAGCTGATGCCCGACCCGGCCAGCGTCTATATCGACCCGTTCTATGCTGAGAAAACGCTCTGCGTGCACTGCAACGTGGTCGAGCCGGACACGGGCGAGCCCTATGCCCGCGACCCGCGCGGCACCGCCGTCAAGGCCGAGGCCTATCTGAAATCGACCGGGATCGGCGATGTGTCATTCTGGGGGCCCGAGGCCGAGTTCTTCCTGTTCGATGATGTGCGTTATTCGGTGACGCCGCAGAAGGTGGCCTATGCGATCGACGCGGCCGATGCGGCCTGGAATACCGATGCCGAATACGAAATGGGCAACACCGCCCACCGTGCAGGCCACAAGGGCGGCTATTTCCCGGTGAACCCGGTCGATGCCGGTCAGGACATCCGCGGCGAGATGCTGTCGACGATGAAGCGCATCGGCATGAAGGTGGACAAGCATCACCACGAGGTTGCATCCGCGCAGCACGAGCTGGGGCTGGTCTTTGGCGAGCTGACCGAGCAGGCCGACCATCTTCAGAAATACAAATATGTCATTCACAACGTGGCCCATGCCTATGGCAAATCCGCGACCTTCATGCCGAAGCCGATGAAGGGGGATAACGGCTCGGGGATGCATGTGAACATGTCGATCTGGAAGGACGGCAAGCCAATCTTTGCGGGCGACAAATATGCCGATCTGTCGCAAGAGGCGCTGTGGTTCATCGGCGGCATCCTGAAACACGCCAAGGCGCTGAACGCGCTGACCAACCCGTCGACCAACAGCTATAAGCGGCTGATCCCGGGCTTCGAAGCGCCGGTGCTGCGGGCCTATTCGGCGCGGAACCGTTCGGGCTGCGTGCGGATTCCGTGGACCGAAAGCCCCAAGGCCAAGCGCGTCGAGGCGCGGTTCCCCGATCCGGCGGCAAACCCCTATCTGTGCTTCGCGGCACTGCTGATGGCGGGTCTGGACGGGATCAAGAACAAGATCGACCCCGGCCCGGCCTCGGACAAGGATCTTTACGACCTGCCCCCGGAAGAGCTGGCCGAGATCCCGACCGTCTGCGGCTCCCTGCGCGAAGCGCTGGAAGAGCTTGAAAAAGACATGGATTTCCTGCTGCAGGGCGACGTGTTCACCCGCGACCAGCTTGAGGGCTATATGGCGCTGAAATGGGAAGAGGTCTATGCCTATGAGCACACCCCGCACCCGGTCGAATATCAGCTTTACTATTCGGTCTGA
- a CDS encoding TRAP transporter small permease, protein MSRIDDIAKGGPRPSLAERIFVALNAAAIVALLGVMCVVVGWNVGLRYLTGNSLPWADEVARYTMIWMCFLGAGLALREGAHVALTNFQTALPIGAARALRGVVLMLLTIFFGVMIWMGWDYMSRAQFQLSAALRIRMFWVYAAMPVGFALLIVHLALIARRYLRDGLEAEEAEVPR, encoded by the coding sequence ATGAGCCGCATCGACGACATTGCGAAGGGCGGGCCCCGCCCTTCGCTGGCCGAACGCATCTTTGTCGCGCTGAACGCCGCCGCCATCGTCGCCCTGCTGGGGGTGATGTGCGTCGTCGTGGGCTGGAATGTCGGGTTGCGCTATCTGACCGGCAATTCGCTGCCCTGGGCCGATGAGGTGGCGCGCTATACGATGATATGGATGTGTTTCCTCGGCGCCGGGCTGGCGCTGCGCGAGGGGGCGCATGTGGCGCTGACCAATTTCCAGACAGCTCTGCCGATTGGCGCCGCGCGCGCCTTGCGGGGCGTGGTGCTGATGCTGCTGACGATCTTCTTCGGCGTGATGATCTGGATGGGCTGGGACTATATGAGCCGCGCACAGTTCCAGCTTTCGGCGGCGCTGCGGATCAGGATGTTCTGGGTCTATGCCGCGATGCCGGTCGGATTTGCACTGCTGATCGTTCATCTGGCGCTGATCGCGCGACGTTATCTGCGTGACGGGCTGGAGGCCGAAGAGGCCGAGGTGCCGCGATGA
- a CDS encoding Hint domain-containing protein, translated as MPTSRKEQAYLLDPSSSPPSGTTLNVRRITLVDQDDDGDFSSSGYDSVDGWDIYGSFSDTIRVRLADGSVTNISGTTFYAYNGNQYFTPTDGTILENATFIRTVSSTYRDNGGVKPTDLGPTCFTSGTLIEIADGGQVPIETLNVGDAVRVVTAGRDAVQDIRWIGRRDIGRTEMERNEKLRPVRVKAGVLGKGLPRRDLLVSRQHRILVSSPITTRMFGVSEVLIPAIRLIAFPGIFIDDEVETVTYFHLLFDAHEIVISEGAPTESLYTGPEAMKVISQEARDEILTLFPELDRAEMQPPHARIVPPLHAQKRLVYRHVKNSMPVLEG; from the coding sequence ATGCCGACATCCCGTAAAGAACAAGCCTATCTTCTCGACCCGTCTAGTTCACCGCCGTCCGGAACGACGCTGAACGTCCGGAGAATTACTCTGGTTGATCAGGATGATGACGGGGATTTTTCCTCCAGCGGATACGATTCCGTTGATGGATGGGATATCTATGGGAGCTTTTCCGATACCATCAGGGTCAGGCTCGCGGACGGATCGGTCACGAATATCAGCGGCACCACATTCTACGCTTACAATGGAAACCAATATTTCACGCCGACCGACGGCACGATACTCGAAAACGCGACCTTTATACGAACCGTCTCGTCAACGTACCGAGATAATGGCGGGGTCAAACCGACCGATCTGGGCCCGACCTGCTTCACGTCGGGGACGCTGATCGAGATAGCCGATGGCGGTCAGGTGCCGATCGAAACGCTGAACGTCGGTGACGCGGTTCGGGTCGTTACGGCAGGTCGCGACGCGGTACAGGACATTCGCTGGATCGGGCGCCGCGACATCGGCCGGACCGAGATGGAGCGCAACGAGAAGCTGCGTCCAGTGAGGGTGAAGGCGGGCGTCTTGGGGAAGGGCCTGCCCCGGCGCGATCTTCTGGTCTCGCGCCAGCATCGGATTCTGGTATCCTCACCCATCACGACACGCATGTTCGGCGTATCCGAAGTTCTGATCCCGGCCATCCGCCTGATCGCTTTTCCCGGCATCTTCATTGACGATGAGGTGGAGACCGTCACCTATTTCCACCTGCTGTTCGACGCCCATGAGATCGTGATCTCGGAAGGCGCCCCGACGGAAAGCCTTTATACCGGGCCCGAGGCGATGAAAGTCATCTCGCAAGAAGCCCGGGACGAAATCTTGACCCTGTTCCCCGAGCTCGATCGCGCAGAGATGCAGCCTCCCCACGCGCGGATCGTGCCGCCGCTTCATGCACAGAAGCGGCTCGTATACCGGCATGTCAAAAACAGCATGCCGGTATTGGAGGGTTGA
- a CDS encoding TRAP transporter large permease, with amino-acid sequence MIALMVLSFLVFLVIGVPVAFALGLAAFTALGLTGAYPLVVIVKEMFSGLDSFPLLAVPFFIFAAEIMSAGAISMSLLRFARQFVGHLRGGLGYANVISQTLFAGISGSALADAAGPGAMMTRMMEKGGYDRAYAGALTISSAVVGPIIPPSITMIIYALQDQNVSVGSLFMAGILPGLLISAAMATVNFVISRRRNYVSDMRRPEPGVMLRNSLHAVPSLMLIVLIVGGIRSGITTPTEASVMAVFYALLVSVVIYRSMGLREIWGAARRAAIMSVSVLLILASARAFAWVLIIEGVPQDLADYVIALELSPIAFLLAVNLLLLVFGMFMDPLPGVMILVPILAPIAHALGIAPDHFAIVVIVNLTFGLLTPPVGGLIFVIAASTGQRPGALIRELPPFFLAAIGVLLVLTFVPFFSTWLPGIGGYGH; translated from the coding sequence ATGATTGCGCTGATGGTGCTGTCCTTCCTGGTCTTTCTGGTCATCGGCGTGCCGGTGGCCTTTGCGCTTGGCCTTGCCGCCTTCACCGCGCTGGGCCTGACCGGGGCGTATCCGCTGGTGGTGATCGTGAAAGAGATGTTTTCCGGTCTCGACAGCTTTCCGCTGCTCGCCGTGCCGTTCTTCATCTTCGCCGCCGAGATCATGTCAGCGGGGGCGATTTCCATGTCGCTGCTGCGTTTCGCCCGGCAATTCGTTGGCCATCTGCGCGGCGGGCTCGGTTATGCCAATGTCATCAGCCAGACGCTGTTCGCGGGGATCTCGGGCTCGGCGCTGGCCGATGCGGCGGGGCCCGGCGCGATGATGACGCGGATGATGGAGAAAGGCGGCTATGACCGCGCCTATGCGGGCGCGCTGACCATTTCAAGCGCCGTGGTCGGGCCGATCATTCCGCCCTCGATCACCATGATCATCTATGCGTTGCAGGATCAGAACGTCTCGGTCGGATCGCTTTTCATGGCCGGTATCCTGCCGGGGCTGCTGATCTCCGCGGCGATGGCGACGGTGAATTTCGTCATCAGCCGGAGACGCAACTATGTCAGCGATATGCGCCGCCCCGAGCCGGGCGTGATGCTGCGCAACTCGCTTCATGCGGTGCCGTCGCTGATGCTGATCGTGCTGATCGTCGGCGGCATCCGCAGCGGCATCACCACGCCTACCGAGGCCTCTGTCATGGCGGTGTTCTATGCGCTGCTGGTGAGCGTGGTGATCTATCGCAGCATGGGGCTGCGCGAGATCTGGGGCGCGGCGCGTCGGGCGGCGATCATGTCGGTCTCCGTGCTGCTGATCCTCGCCTCGGCCCGCGCCTTCGCCTGGGTGCTGATCATCGAGGGCGTGCCGCAGGATCTGGCCGATTACGTGATCGCGCTGGAACTGTCGCCCATCGCCTTTCTGCTGGCGGTGAATCTGCTGCTGCTGGTCTTCGGCATGTTCATGGACCCGCTGCCCGGGGTAATGATCCTGGTGCCGATCCTCGCGCCGATTGCCCATGCGCTCGGGATTGCGCCGGATCATTTCGCCATTGTGGTGATCGTGAACCTGACTTTCGGCTTGCTGACGCCGCCGGTGGGCGGGCTGATCTTCGTGATCGCCGCCTCGACCGGGCAGAGGCCGGGGGCGCTGATCCGAGAGCTGCCGCCGTTTTTCCTCGCCGCGATCGGTGTGCTTCTGGTGCTGACATTCGTGCCGTTTTTCTCGACCTGGCTGCCGGGGATCGGCGGGTATGGGCACTAG
- a CDS encoding TRAP transporter substrate-binding protein, with the protein MTKHFALSLAVLAGSTALAGAEEVKLGYALAEDSHYGAGARAFEETLTAELGDAFTVEHYPSSGLGGEREVIEGLQIGTVQATIASSGTLSNFVPEVGVFDIPFLFRDLSHARTVLDGEIGDEMLAKFSETGLHALAWGEQGFRHITNNRAAVASPEDLDGLKIRTMENPVHLKAFDALGAAPTPMAWPEVIPALEQGAIDGQENPLSVIVSAKLDEVQQYLTLDGHVYSPAIVMVSGQLWDGLDDAQKAAFEKAGDAAVVAMRDYVDQVESEGVATLKERGMEVNELTAEDKQAFQDQLADVYVEYEEQFGKELMDSIIATE; encoded by the coding sequence ATGACAAAGCATTTCGCCCTGAGCCTTGCCGTTCTGGCCGGCTCGACCGCGCTTGCCGGCGCGGAGGAAGTCAAGCTTGGCTATGCGCTGGCCGAAGACAGCCATTACGGCGCCGGCGCACGGGCCTTTGAAGAGACGCTGACCGCCGAGCTTGGCGATGCGTTTACCGTCGAACATTACCCCTCCTCGGGTCTCGGCGGCGAGCGTGAGGTGATCGAGGGGCTCCAGATCGGGACCGTGCAGGCGACCATCGCGTCTTCTGGCACGCTGTCGAATTTCGTGCCCGAGGTCGGGGTGTTCGACATCCCCTTCCTGTTCCGCGATCTGAGCCATGCCCGCACCGTGCTTGACGGCGAGATCGGCGATGAGATGCTGGCGAAGTTCAGCGAGACGGGGCTGCATGCGCTGGCCTGGGGCGAGCAGGGTTTCCGCCACATCACCAATAATCGTGCTGCGGTCGCCTCACCCGAGGATCTGGACGGGCTGAAAATCCGCACCATGGAAAATCCGGTTCATCTGAAAGCGTTCGACGCGCTCGGCGCCGCGCCGACTCCGATGGCCTGGCCCGAGGTGATCCCGGCGCTGGAACAGGGCGCGATCGACGGGCAGGAGAACCCGCTTTCGGTGATCGTCTCGGCCAAGCTGGACGAGGTACAGCAATATCTGACGCTGGACGGCCATGTCTATTCGCCGGCCATCGTGATGGTGTCTGGCCAGCTTTGGGACGGGCTCGACGACGCGCAGAAAGCGGCCTTCGAGAAGGCCGGCGATGCCGCCGTGGTGGCGATGCGCGATTATGTCGATCAGGTCGAATCCGAGGGCGTCGCGACGCTGAAAGAGCGCGGCATGGAGGTGAACGAGCTGACAGCCGAGGACAAGCAGGCGTTTCAGGACCAGCTTGCGGATGTCTATGTCGAATATGAGGAACAGTTCGGCAAGGAGCTGATGGACAGCATCATCGCCACCGAATGA
- a CDS encoding DUF421 domain-containing protein, with protein MFTDQIVIDILLRGALLSAMALCWLIFLVRIIGLRSFSKMASVDFVTTLAVGSLMAGASQATGWAGFLQSLIAMAALMAVQYAHARMRITSDRFESAVENEPRLLMRDGTVLHDALRDARVSPDDLAAKLRAANVLDPAQVRAVVLETTGDVSVLHGDRLDDRMLNGVRGAGRAGDALSL; from the coding sequence ATGTTTACGGACCAGATCGTGATCGACATCCTGCTGCGTGGCGCGCTTCTCTCGGCGATGGCGCTGTGCTGGCTGATCTTCCTTGTGCGGATCATCGGGCTGCGCTCGTTCTCCAAGATGGCTTCGGTGGATTTCGTCACCACACTGGCCGTCGGGTCGCTGATGGCCGGGGCATCGCAGGCGACGGGCTGGGCAGGGTTCCTGCAAAGCCTGATCGCCATGGCCGCGCTGATGGCGGTGCAATACGCCCATGCCCGTATGCGCATCACTTCGGACCGGTTCGAGTCCGCCGTCGAGAACGAGCCCCGCCTTCTGATGCGCGACGGAACGGTGCTGCATGACGCGCTGCGCGACGCGCGCGTGTCGCCCGATGACCTTGCCGCAAAGCTGCGCGCGGCCAATGTGCTCGACCCCGCGCAGGTGCGGGCGGTGGTGCTTGAAACCACCGGTGATGTGTCGGTGCTTCATGGTGACAGGCTGGACGATAGGATGCTCAACGGTGTGCGCGGCGCAGGGAGAGCCGGTGATGCTCTGAGCCTCTGA
- the tig gene encoding trigger factor gives MQVTETQNEGLKRGYQMTLPAADLAATVDAKLKEAQPEVEMKGFRKGKVPMAMLKKQFGPRVMGDAMQDSIDGALREHLEKSGDRPAVQPKVEMQDGENWKEGDDVVVNVSYEILPEIPEVDLSKVKLERLVVKAEDDAVTEALEGLAKNATAYEDKRKGSKAAKDDQVVIDFKGSVDGEEFEGGTAEDYPLVLGSNSFIPGFEDQLIGAKAGDEIAVNVKFPDEYGAAHLAGKDAVFATTVKAVKKPVDAKLDDELAKRFGAESLDKLKEQIAERLEGEYKGASRAVMKRSLLDQLDEQVKFDLPDVLVEAEAGQIAHQLWHEEHPEEQGHNHGEIEPTEEHKKLAERRVRLGLLLAEIGQKAEVQVSDQEFTQAVMNQARQFPGQERQFFEFIQQNPQAQQQLRAPIFEDKVVDHIAEQAKVEDKEVSKEELEKAVENLDQL, from the coding sequence ATGCAGGTCACAGAGACCCAGAACGAAGGCCTCAAGCGCGGCTACCAGATGACCCTCCCGGCCGCCGATCTGGCCGCGACCGTGGACGCCAAGCTGAAAGAAGCTCAGCCGGAAGTCGAGATGAAGGGCTTCCGCAAGGGCAAGGTGCCGATGGCAATGCTGAAAAAGCAGTTCGGCCCGCGCGTGATGGGCGATGCGATGCAGGATTCCATTGATGGCGCGCTGCGCGAACATCTGGAAAAATCCGGCGACCGCCCGGCAGTGCAGCCCAAGGTCGAGATGCAGGATGGCGAGAACTGGAAGGAAGGCGATGACGTCGTGGTCAACGTCTCCTACGAGATCCTGCCCGAGATCCCCGAGGTCGACCTGTCCAAGGTCAAGCTGGAACGTCTGGTCGTGAAGGCCGAAGACGACGCCGTGACCGAGGCTCTGGAAGGGCTGGCCAAGAACGCGACGGCTTACGAAGACAAGCGCAAGGGCTCGAAAGCCGCCAAGGACGATCAGGTTGTGATTGACTTCAAGGGCTCGGTCGATGGCGAGGAATTCGAAGGCGGGACCGCCGAGGATTACCCGCTGGTGCTTGGCTCGAACAGCTTCATCCCCGGTTTCGAGGATCAGCTGATCGGCGCCAAGGCCGGCGACGAGATCGCGGTGAACGTCAAGTTCCCCGACGAATACGGTGCCGCCCATCTGGCCGGCAAGGATGCGGTCTTCGCCACCACCGTCAAGGCGGTGAAGAAGCCGGTCGATGCCAAGCTCGACGATGAGCTGGCCAAGCGCTTCGGTGCCGAATCGCTCGACAAGCTGAAAGAGCAGATCGCCGAGCGTCTGGAAGGCGAATATAAAGGTGCGAGCCGCGCGGTGATGAAGCGCTCCCTGCTGGATCAGCTCGACGAGCAGGTGAAGTTCGACCTGCCCGACGTTCTGGTCGAAGCCGAGGCCGGTCAGATCGCGCATCAGCTCTGGCACGAGGAACACCCCGAAGAGCAGGGCCATAATCACGGCGAGATCGAGCCGACCGAGGAGCACAAGAAGCTGGCCGAGCGCCGCGTGCGTCTGGGTCTGCTGCTTGCCGAGATCGGTCAGAAGGCCGAGGTTCAGGTCTCGGATCAGGAATTCACCCAGGCGGTGATGAACCAGGCGCGCCAGTTCCCCGGGCAGGAGCGTCAGTTCTTTGAGTTCATCCAGCAGAACCCGCAGGCGCAGCAGCAGCTCCGCGCTCCGATCTTCGAGGACAAGGTTGTCGATCACATCGCCGAGCAGGCGAAGGTCGAGGACAAGGAAGTGAGCAAGGAAGAGCTGGAAAAAGCTGTCGAAAACCTCGACCAGCTCTGA
- a CDS encoding P-II family nitrogen regulator, which yields MKKIEAIIKPFKLDDVKEALQEVGVQGLTVTEVKGFGRQKGHTELYRGAEYVVDFLPKIKIEMILPDDQIDAAVEAIVSAARTEKIGDGKIFVSPVDQAIRIRTGETGDDAV from the coding sequence ATGAAAAAGATCGAAGCGATCATCAAGCCCTTCAAGCTGGACGATGTGAAGGAGGCCCTTCAGGAAGTCGGCGTCCAGGGGCTTACCGTCACCGAGGTCAAGGGCTTCGGCCGTCAGAAAGGCCATACCGAGCTTTATCGCGGCGCGGAATATGTCGTGGACTTCCTGCCCAAGATCAAGATCGAGATGATCCTGCCCGACGATCAGATCGACGCCGCCGTCGAGGCCATCGTCTCGGCCGCGCGCACCGAAAAGATCGGCGACGGCAAGATTTTCGTTTCGCCCGTCGATCAGGCGATCCGCATCCGCACCGGCGAAACCGGCGACGACGCGGTCTGA
- a CDS encoding YihY/virulence factor BrkB family protein yields the protein MARSSDRSIADALFDPLPDDVRRRYGLDDDARQNRDTGKSEGSEGPRQAEGSSKAAGLPAPRADAPDSPWRMRLGEWWRVLKATIREIGKDRVTSVAGGVVFFGLLALFPAITALVSIFGLVADPVVIEDQLDNLEQVVPPSALDIIRGQIESIISSPGTALSFAGIAGLLATLWSANGGMKALMGALNVAWVEQESRGFVKLNLISLGMTLGAIVLIIALVTAIAVLPALLDWLPLPESTVSMFSAIRWPIMFAVLLLSISLLYRFGPSRDDAHFSWVSPGALFAAVGLVGASSLFSFYAANFASYNETYGTLGAVVVLMMWMWIAAIVVLVGAELNAVAERHLRALNGEAQKR from the coding sequence ATGGCCCGATCCTCTGACCGCTCGATTGCCGATGCGCTGTTCGACCCGCTGCCCGATGATGTCAGGCGTCGCTACGGGCTGGATGACGATGCCCGCCAGAACCGCGACACCGGAAAATCCGAGGGCAGCGAAGGGCCCCGGCAAGCTGAGGGCAGCAGCAAGGCCGCCGGTCTGCCCGCCCCCCGCGCCGACGCCCCCGATTCGCCATGGCGAATGCGGCTCGGCGAATGGTGGCGGGTGCTCAAGGCCACGATCCGCGAGATCGGCAAGGACCGCGTCACCTCGGTAGCGGGCGGCGTCGTGTTCTTCGGACTTCTGGCGTTGTTCCCGGCAATCACCGCGCTTGTTTCGATCTTCGGGCTGGTTGCCGACCCTGTGGTCATCGAAGATCAGCTCGACAATCTCGAACAGGTGGTGCCGCCCTCGGCGCTCGACATTATCCGGGGTCAGATCGAATCGATCATCAGCTCACCCGGGACCGCCTTGTCCTTTGCCGGGATTGCCGGTCTGCTGGCGACGCTGTGGTCGGCCAATGGCGGCATGAAGGCGCTGATGGGCGCGCTGAACGTCGCCTGGGTCGAACAGGAGAGCCGCGGTTTCGTCAAGCTGAACCTGATCTCGCTGGGGATGACGCTTGGTGCGATCGTGCTGATCATCGCGCTGGTGACGGCGATTGCCGTCCTGCCCGCGCTGCTCGACTGGCTTCCGCTGCCCGAAAGCACGGTCAGCATGTTCTCGGCAATCCGCTGGCCGATCATGTTCGCGGTGCTGCTACTGTCGATCTCGCTGCTCTACCGCTTCGGGCCGAGCCGCGACGACGCCCATTTCAGCTGGGTCTCGCCGGGTGCGCTGTTCGCCGCGGTCGGTCTGGTCGGCGCCTCTTCGCTATTCTCCTTCTACGCCGCCAATTTCGCCAGCTATAACGAGACCTACGGAACGCTGGGTGCGGTGGTGGTGCTGATGATGTGGATGTGGATCGCGGCCATCGTGGTCCTTGTCGGAGCCGAGCTGAACGCCGTGGCCGAGCGCCATTTGAGGGCGCTGAACGGCGAGGCTCAGAAGCGGTGA
- a CDS encoding DsbA family protein, with protein sequence MQHQHHRRRGMTRRHVMASAAGLAGLSALPGVALAQEPHPNPMPEEIRKVLERNPALPVLGNPDGNVTLSEFFDYNCTFCRRNMDAVQRLVTEDQDLRVVFREWPVFGDGSMFAAKASLASLRQGKYWQFHAAMMNMGGRAEEASVLREARNVGLDIEKLQADMEKREILDQIYETMDLADTMRLQGTPTFIAGHEATFGLQSVADLKRLVATAREDLL encoded by the coding sequence ATGCAGCATCAGCACCATCGCCGCAGAGGGATGACCCGCCGCCATGTCATGGCATCCGCCGCGGGCCTCGCCGGGCTGTCGGCGCTGCCGGGCGTCGCGCTTGCGCAAGAGCCGCATCCCAATCCGATGCCCGAAGAGATCCGCAAGGTGCTGGAACGCAACCCCGCCCTGCCCGTGCTGGGCAACCCGGACGGCAATGTCACGCTGAGCGAGTTCTTCGATTACAACTGCACTTTCTGCCGCCGCAACATGGACGCAGTGCAGCGGCTCGTCACCGAGGATCAGGATCTGCGTGTGGTGTTCCGCGAATGGCCGGTCTTCGGCGATGGCTCGATGTTCGCGGCGAAAGCCTCGCTCGCATCGCTGCGACAGGGCAAATACTGGCAGTTTCACGCCGCGATGATGAATATGGGCGGCCGCGCGGAAGAGGCCAGCGTGCTGCGCGAGGCGCGCAATGTCGGGCTGGACATCGAGAAGCTGCAAGCCGACATGGAAAAGCGCGAGATCCTCGACCAGATCTATGAAACGATGGACCTGGCCGACACGATGCGGCTTCAGGGCACCCCCACCTTCATCGCCGGTCACGAGGCGACATTCGGGCTGCAAAGCGTCGCCGATCTCAAGCGGCTGGTGGCGACGGCGCGCGAGGATCTGCTTTAG